Proteins found in one Rhodobacter capsulatus SB 1003 genomic segment:
- the pfkB gene encoding 1-phosphofructokinase, with amino-acid sequence MTLRIATVSLNSAVDQTVTVPGFTADAVNRVAASRIDAGGKGVNVASFLAHVGHGVAVTGLLGAENAALFARHFAATGLVDACQRLPGATRTNVKIVDPLQDQVTDLNFPGIAAGPADLDAVAATLTELLAQGLDWVALCGSLPAGIGAEAYAELAALARKGGARVALDTSGPALGLALAARPDIVKPNVAELGAHLGRTLTGLESVREAARDLAASGVGLVAVSMGAGGAVLVRGAEAVLAIPPATPIASTVGAGDAMVAGLIHAATLGLDLAETARLATAFSLGALGEIGPHLPPPERLAALARTVTVKTLPPV; translated from the coding sequence ATGACGCTGCGCATCGCCACGGTTTCGCTCAATTCCGCCGTCGATCAGACGGTGACCGTGCCGGGCTTCACCGCCGATGCGGTGAACCGGGTGGCCGCCTCGCGCATCGATGCGGGCGGCAAGGGGGTCAATGTCGCCTCCTTCCTGGCCCATGTCGGCCACGGGGTCGCGGTGACCGGGTTGCTCGGCGCCGAGAATGCGGCGCTGTTCGCGCGCCATTTCGCGGCGACGGGGCTGGTCGATGCCTGTCAGCGTCTGCCCGGCGCGACGCGGACGAATGTGAAGATCGTCGATCCGCTGCAAGATCAGGTCACCGATCTGAACTTTCCGGGCATCGCCGCCGGGCCTGCCGATCTCGACGCCGTGGCCGCGACCCTGACCGAGCTTCTGGCGCAGGGCCTGGATTGGGTTGCGCTGTGCGGCAGCCTGCCCGCGGGGATCGGCGCCGAGGCCTATGCCGAACTGGCGGCCCTTGCCCGCAAGGGCGGCGCGCGGGTGGCGCTGGACACTTCGGGGCCCGCGCTCGGTCTGGCGCTGGCGGCACGGCCCGACATCGTCAAGCCCAATGTCGCGGAACTGGGCGCGCATCTGGGCCGCACCCTGACCGGCCTTGAGAGCGTGCGCGAGGCCGCGCGCGATCTGGCGGCCTCGGGCGTCGGGCTGGTCGCTGTCTCGATGGGGGCGGGGGGCGCGGTACTGGTGCGCGGCGCCGAGGCGGTGCTGGCGATCCCGCCCGCAACCCCCATCGCCTCGACCGTGGGGGCGGGCGACGCGATGGTGGCCGGGCTGATCCATGCCGCCACCCTTGGTCTCGACCTGGCCGAGACCGCCCGTCTGGCCACCGCCTTTTCGCTGGGCGCGCTGGGCGAGATCGGCCCGCATCTGCCGCCGCCGGAGCGCCTTGCCGCGCTGGCCCGCACCGTCACCGTCAAAACGCTGCCGCCCGTCTGA